One segment of Gemmatimonadota bacterium DNA contains the following:
- the yihA gene encoding ribosome biogenesis GTP-binding protein YihA/YsxC → MEDATPATPDTPATPALPTKDPMVIRHLEFLGPMAQDGGWRPTPGLPEVAFAGRSNVGKSSLLNKLVRRKAFARVSNTPGRTREINFFAVNKTFTFVDLPGYGYARISKGRREEWKPLIEGYLRTSAELRGIVQLLDVRHDPTVEDVAMFDLLADLGIPTIVVATKIDKLKPRELKDRMHAIAVLLELEEDQMIAFSAVSGVGRDTLAEAIVELLSHPSWRAP, encoded by the coding sequence ATGGAAGACGCCACACCCGCCACACCCGACACACCCGCCACGCCGGCGTTACCGACTAAGGATCCGATGGTCATTCGGCACCTCGAATTCTTGGGGCCGATGGCGCAGGACGGTGGGTGGCGGCCCACGCCAGGGTTGCCCGAGGTGGCCTTTGCGGGGCGGTCGAACGTTGGCAAGTCGTCGCTCCTCAACAAGCTGGTGCGGCGCAAAGCCTTTGCCCGCGTGAGTAACACGCCGGGACGTACGCGCGAAATTAATTTCTTTGCGGTCAACAAGACGTTCACGTTCGTGGATTTACCGGGCTACGGGTACGCGCGGATTTCCAAGGGGCGGCGCGAAGAGTGGAAACCGCTGATTGAGGGCTATCTGCGTACGAGCGCGGAGCTTCGCGGCATTGTGCAGCTCCTCGACGTGCGGCACGACCCCACGGTGGAAGATGTGGCGATGTTTGACCTGCTGGCCGATCTTGGGATCCCCACGATTGTGGTGGCCACGAAGATCGACAAGTTGAAGCCGCGTGAACTGAAGGACCGGATGCACGCGATTGCCGTGCTGCTTGAACTCGAAGAAGATCAGATGATCGCGTTCAGCGCCGTGAGCGGCGTGGGGCGCGATACGTTGGCGGAGGCCATCGTCGAGCTGTTGTCCCACCCGTCGTGGAGGGCACCGTGA
- a CDS encoding acyltransferase yields the protein MVLRPLRLLAPTPANSLVEQWLEQLRGQLADPALDRARFCRDTLGELAWPAYAAHWETAVTDTKLPLGTRLALSALDPRNVTLEPEYYAECDDVQFQRVKPLLWLWYSFDRLPLAGQNVDLGVRFRRLLAPYIFRSCGERFKAFQHVEFTFGYNIDCGDDVVVHRHVLLDDRGGIVMGNGVSISDYANIYSHTHSIVDQADVTNAVTVLEDGVRITYHATVLAGVHVGTQGMVGANAVATKDVRAYHVNVGIPAKSVRVKPNAPAGGSDRLSTTAERAVPIKGE from the coding sequence ATGGTGCTTCGTCCCCTCCGGTTACTGGCGCCCACGCCAGCCAACTCGCTCGTGGAGCAGTGGCTCGAGCAGTTGCGCGGCCAACTGGCGGACCCCGCGCTCGACCGTGCGCGCTTTTGCCGCGACACGCTCGGCGAACTCGCGTGGCCTGCGTATGCGGCGCACTGGGAAACCGCGGTCACCGACACGAAGCTGCCGCTCGGCACACGACTCGCGCTGTCGGCGCTCGACCCGCGCAACGTGACGCTCGAGCCGGAGTACTACGCCGAGTGTGATGATGTGCAGTTTCAGCGCGTGAAGCCGCTGCTCTGGCTTTGGTATTCGTTTGATCGATTGCCGTTGGCCGGGCAGAACGTGGACTTGGGCGTGCGCTTTCGCCGGCTCCTGGCGCCGTACATTTTCCGCAGCTGCGGCGAGCGGTTCAAGGCGTTTCAGCATGTGGAATTCACCTTCGGCTACAACATCGATTGTGGCGACGACGTGGTGGTGCACCGCCACGTGTTGCTGGACGACCGCGGCGGCATTGTGATGGGGAATGGCGTGAGCATTAGCGACTACGCCAACATTTACAGTCATACGCATAGCATTGTGGATCAAGCAGACGTCACGAATGCCGTCACAGTGCTCGAGGACGGTGTGCGCATTACGTACCACGCCACGGTCTTGGCCGGTGTACACGTGGGGACGCAGGGGATGGTGGGCGCGAATGCGGTGGCCACCAAAGACGTGCGCGCCTACCACGTGAACGTGGGGATTCCGGCGAAGTCGGTGCGGGTGAAGCCGAACGCGCCGGCGGGTGGGAGCGACCGTTTGTCGACGACGGCGGAGCGGGCGGTGCCGATCAAGGGAGAGTAG
- a CDS encoding NUDIX domain-containing protein gives MTNPTTVRVGVVDVYVVRIVRGRWKVLVLRRQAPGRSPGSWETVHGRVERGESLPQAACRELREETGLTPDRLYSVTVHPFYLHRTGEVQLAAVFAAFVSSDAVTTADEHDAYEWLTPTAATKRFSWPREAEAIAHIRKLFPNGHGGAVDDVLRMPLDE, from the coding sequence ATGACCAACCCGACCACCGTGCGTGTGGGCGTGGTGGATGTCTACGTCGTCCGCATCGTACGCGGACGGTGGAAGGTGCTCGTCCTGCGCCGTCAGGCCCCTGGGCGTAGCCCCGGCTCATGGGAGACCGTCCACGGGCGCGTGGAGCGCGGCGAATCGCTACCGCAGGCCGCCTGCCGCGAACTCCGCGAAGAAACCGGGCTCACCCCCGACCGCCTCTATAGCGTGACGGTGCACCCGTTCTATCTCCATCGCACCGGCGAAGTCCAACTGGCCGCCGTCTTCGCAGCCTTCGTGTCATCCGACGCCGTCACCACCGCCGACGAACACGACGCCTACGAATGGCTCACCCCCACTGCCGCCACAAAACGATTCTCGTGGCCGCGTGAAGCGGAAGCGATTGCGCACATTCGCAAGCTCTTTCCAAACGGACACGGCGGCGCGGTGGATGACGTCCTGCGCATGCCCCTCGACGAGTAG
- a CDS encoding type II/IV secretion system protein — translation MTPEQFVQLKAAREESYWETAVRRGFVSDDQILTALSSRFRMKIANIASISQQARELVPETLVRKYRVLPLQISDSILDIATADPHDLDCERTLAFALGRTVRMSLASPTKIQERLDEVYRPENVIEKILENVGIDYDIETLTEQIEDSDLELGANQATARPVIQLVDRIVAEGISSRASDIHLEPEEGGVAVRYRIDGVLRQVMVLPKAAGIPLVSRVKIMAQLDIADRLRPQDGRARVVVSGNRVDLRISTLPASQGEKVVIRILDQRSTVLSLDGLGLNPDELERIHGLLQSREGLLLVTGPTGSGKTTTLYSMLRTVQARGVNIVTVEDPVEYRLQGIVQVQVNEKAGLTFPAALRSILRQDPDVILVGEIRDKETAMIAVQASLTGHLVLTTLHTIDAASSVTRLLDIGIESYKIAASLKGVVAQRLLRRLCPHCRELAVGQVPDRLKKWFPDGSTLYRPVGCSECSNTGYRGRLAITEVLSTSTEMERRIAANEHSERIADAAREGGMRGLWESGVQHTRNGITTIEELLRVLEAPVEASAQPRPSTSTRASSAQRAVDDDNGTHREPPSASGATAAPPSIDGGLLPPPTRGHVPTLHHTPAPSFTGASFQLVDDENVNAAGESKKVLLVEDEDSLRRVLKDLLEREGFTVFEAADGVKALDEIDRAAPDIVVLDLNLPRLDGYGVLSHLRARPGTANLPVIVLTAKGDEDSEVRVFEYGASDYLTKPFRPRALSARLHSLLARGHRAV, via the coding sequence ATGACCCCCGAGCAGTTCGTGCAGCTCAAAGCCGCGCGCGAGGAGAGCTACTGGGAAACTGCCGTCCGCCGCGGCTTCGTCTCCGACGACCAAATCCTCACCGCACTCTCGTCGCGGTTCCGGATGAAGATCGCCAACATCGCGTCTATCTCGCAGCAGGCGCGCGAACTGGTGCCGGAAACGTTGGTGCGCAAATATCGCGTGCTCCCGCTCCAGATCAGCGATTCCATTCTCGACATCGCCACTGCTGACCCGCACGATCTCGACTGCGAACGCACCCTCGCGTTCGCCCTTGGCCGCACCGTGCGTATGTCGCTGGCCTCGCCGACAAAAATTCAGGAACGCCTCGACGAAGTCTACCGCCCCGAAAACGTCATCGAGAAAATTCTCGAGAACGTCGGCATCGACTACGACATCGAAACGCTCACCGAGCAGATCGAGGATTCCGACCTCGAACTCGGTGCCAATCAGGCCACGGCGCGCCCCGTTATTCAGCTGGTGGACCGCATCGTCGCCGAAGGGATTTCGTCGCGCGCGTCGGACATCCACTTGGAGCCCGAGGAAGGCGGCGTCGCCGTTCGCTATCGTATTGACGGTGTACTCCGGCAGGTGATGGTGTTGCCCAAGGCGGCCGGCATTCCGCTCGTGTCGCGCGTGAAGATCATGGCGCAACTCGACATTGCCGACCGCCTGCGCCCGCAAGACGGTCGTGCGCGCGTGGTGGTGAGCGGCAATCGCGTGGATTTGCGTATCTCCACGCTGCCGGCGTCGCAGGGCGAAAAAGTCGTCATTCGTATTCTCGACCAGCGCTCCACCGTGCTCTCGCTCGACGGACTCGGACTCAATCCCGACGAACTCGAACGCATTCACGGCCTCTTGCAGTCGCGCGAAGGGCTGCTGCTCGTCACCGGTCCCACCGGCAGCGGCAAGACCACCACGCTGTACTCGATGCTTCGCACCGTGCAGGCGCGTGGCGTCAACATCGTCACCGTCGAAGACCCGGTCGAGTATCGCCTGCAAGGCATTGTGCAGGTGCAGGTCAACGAAAAAGCGGGGCTCACCTTTCCGGCCGCGCTGCGCTCCATTCTGCGCCAAGACCCCGACGTCATTCTCGTCGGCGAAATTCGAGACAAAGAAACGGCCATGATCGCCGTGCAGGCGTCGCTCACGGGCCACTTGGTGCTCACGACGCTGCACACCATCGACGCCGCGAGTTCGGTCACGCGTCTGCTCGACATCGGCATTGAGAGCTACAAGATTGCCGCGTCGCTCAAGGGCGTCGTCGCGCAACGACTCCTCCGCCGACTCTGCCCCCACTGCCGCGAGCTCGCGGTGGGACAGGTGCCGGATCGTCTCAAGAAGTGGTTCCCCGACGGCTCCACGCTCTACCGGCCCGTCGGCTGCTCCGAGTGCTCCAACACGGGCTATCGCGGTCGTCTCGCGATCACCGAAGTGCTCTCGACGAGCACCGAAATGGAACGCCGCATTGCCGCCAACGAACATTCCGAGCGCATCGCCGACGCGGCGCGCGAGGGGGGCATGCGCGGACTGTGGGAATCGGGCGTTCAGCACACGCGCAACGGCATCACCACCATCGAAGAACTGCTGCGCGTGCTCGAGGCTCCCGTTGAGGCGAGCGCGCAGCCGCGGCCGAGTACGTCAACGCGTGCGAGCAGCGCACAGCGCGCGGTGGACGACGACAATGGCACGCACCGTGAGCCGCCATCGGCTTCCGGCGCGACCGCCGCGCCACCGTCCATCGACGGTGGGCTGCTTCCGCCGCCCACGCGCGGTCACGTCCCCACGTTGCACCATACGCCGGCGCCGTCCTTTACCGGCGCGTCGTTCCAGCTCGTGGACGACGAGAACGTCAACGCCGCCGGCGAATCCAAAAAGGTGTTGCTGGTGGAGGACGAAGACTCCCTCCGTCGCGTGCTCAAAGATCTCCTCGAGCGCGAGGGGTTTACGGTGTTCGAGGCCGCCGACGGTGTGAAAGCCCTCGATGAAATCGACCGCGCCGCCCCCGACATCGTGGTGCTCGACTTGAACCTCCCGCGCCTCGACGGCTACGGCGTGCTCAGTCATCTGCGCGCGCGCCCCGGCACCGCGAATCTGCCGGTGATTGTCCTCACGGCCAAGGGCGACGAAGACAGTGAAGTGCGCGTCTTCGAGTACGGCGCGAGCGATTACCTCACCAAGCCGTTCCGCCCGCGCGCGCTCTCCGCGCGCCTGCACTCGCTCCTCGCCCGCGGCCACCGCGCCGTCTGA
- a CDS encoding anthranilate synthase component I family protein has protein sequence MQGRSPSETSGATGVMIPVWRDILLDTDTPVAAFAKLRDAGSPDASPFAFLLESAPAGSETWARYTFLGAEALGAWRLSDGVVEDWDAVRGWHGARTPDDPFADLRDLLTAWEPVAAPELGAFWGGAVGYFSYDAVRHIERLPSPPPRGVMAPDALFVFTGTVVIVDNLRSQARVVTPMRVPRGASEQAVAELERAAHAAIDRSILRLRTGPSLPPLDLNAQAVPATGRSTYERERFMADVARIKEHIVAGDCFQALLARRIVVPYDFDSTSLYRAIRALNPSPYMYHLALDGVELVGSSPELQVRVADDRVIVRPIAGTRARGRDAAQDALATAELLADEKERAEHVMLVDLGRNDVGRVAEYGSVEVTDLMTVEKYSHVLHLVSQVEGRLPAGRSTLDVFRATFPAGTMTGAPKVRAMEIIDSLEPERRGPYAGAVGYIAYGDRRMDLAITIRTCVIAGGEANVQCGAGIVADSVPASEWEETENKARAMLTAIGRVRHN, from the coding sequence ATGCAGGGAAGATCACCGAGCGAAACGAGTGGGGCAACCGGCGTGATGATTCCCGTGTGGCGGGACATTCTGCTGGATACCGACACGCCGGTGGCGGCCTTCGCAAAGTTGCGCGACGCGGGCAGCCCGGACGCGAGTCCTTTTGCGTTCTTACTGGAATCGGCACCGGCGGGGAGCGAAACCTGGGCCCGCTACACCTTCCTCGGCGCCGAAGCGCTCGGCGCGTGGCGCCTGAGCGACGGTGTTGTTGAGGATTGGGATGCGGTGCGTGGCTGGCACGGCGCCCGAACGCCGGATGACCCGTTTGCCGACCTCCGTGACTTGCTCACCGCGTGGGAGCCCGTCGCGGCACCCGAACTCGGGGCCTTCTGGGGCGGCGCCGTAGGGTATTTCTCGTATGACGCCGTGCGACACATCGAGCGCCTCCCTTCCCCGCCCCCTCGCGGGGTGATGGCGCCGGATGCGCTGTTTGTCTTTACGGGCACCGTCGTGATCGTGGACAATCTCCGCTCACAGGCACGAGTGGTGACGCCGATGCGCGTGCCGCGGGGCGCGAGCGAGCAGGCGGTGGCTGAGTTGGAGCGTGCGGCACATGCGGCCATCGATCGCTCGATCCTGCGCCTCCGCACGGGCCCGTCGCTACCGCCCCTCGACCTAAACGCGCAGGCGGTGCCCGCTACGGGCCGCTCGACGTACGAACGTGAGCGCTTTATGGCTGACGTGGCGCGCATCAAAGAACACATTGTGGCCGGCGACTGCTTTCAGGCGCTGTTGGCGCGACGCATTGTGGTGCCCTACGACTTTGACAGCACCTCGCTCTACCGTGCAATTCGAGCGCTCAATCCGAGTCCATACATGTATCACCTCGCCCTCGACGGCGTGGAACTCGTGGGGAGCTCGCCCGAGTTGCAGGTGCGCGTGGCGGATGACCGCGTGATTGTGCGGCCGATTGCGGGAACCCGTGCGCGGGGCCGCGATGCAGCGCAGGATGCCCTGGCGACCGCCGAGTTGCTGGCGGACGAAAAAGAGCGCGCCGAGCATGTGATGCTGGTGGACTTGGGCCGCAATGATGTGGGGCGTGTGGCGGAATACGGCTCGGTGGAAGTCACCGACCTGATGACCGTCGAGAAGTATTCACACGTGCTTCATCTCGTGAGTCAGGTGGAGGGACGACTGCCCGCCGGGCGCTCCACGCTCGATGTGTTCCGGGCAACCTTTCCGGCGGGCACGATGACCGGCGCGCCGAAGGTTCGGGCAATGGAGATCATCGACTCCCTCGAGCCGGAACGGCGGGGGCCGTATGCCGGAGCGGTAGGCTACATCGCGTACGGGGACCGGCGGATGGATCTCGCCATCACCATCCGGACCTGTGTGATTGCCGGTGGAGAGGCCAACGTGCAGTGTGGCGCGGGGATTGTCGCGGACTCCGTGCCGGCCTCCGAGTGGGAGGAGACCGAGAACAAAGCGCGCGCGATGCTGACGGCTATCGGGCGCGTACGCCATAATTAG
- a CDS encoding GAF domain-containing protein, protein MTYRLTGIANEYSFDLSASSTMVVGRAVNSDCPVVDPTVSRRHAELRVEDTGIQVKDIGSSNGTFVNGVKVESYFVVPGDTLTFGSVMFRVEVAGGDFSNATTATSHAADAADAADAADAAHAPEAPAPPHAYSDATPVVSAAPTPKGPKPGGTIVRHVPTSAESFAAISKQSGSVQAVMATALDPAEKDREKLRILLEVSKGLTRSADVDVLLRKVADYAFETLEADRCAISLLDEHGQMVSKVSRDRRGTAEGAPVPQSIARTAVEDKVAVLSDDAGEDERFAGQSVLMQQVRSAMCAPLIGSEDRVLGVLYVDNSVTTHRFSEADLDFLIAFAGIAAVALENGQFSDRIRREALVRSNFERFFTPHLAARIANSADAVKLGGDKRPVAVLFSDIRGFTALSETMNPDAMARLLTEYFTEMVECVFRHGGTLDKFIGDAVMAQWGAPLGESDDVDRAMEAALDMMIALDQLNERWTRESRPTLQIGIGLNFGEAFAGNIGSERRLEYTVIGNTVNTASRLCSAAGPGEILLSEDFRQALKTPPRLMPLPPMELKGKSQVVPVYQVVR, encoded by the coding sequence ATGACGTACCGGCTCACAGGAATCGCGAACGAGTACTCGTTCGACTTGAGCGCCTCCTCCACGATGGTGGTGGGGCGCGCGGTGAACAGCGACTGCCCTGTCGTAGATCCGACGGTGTCGCGCCGGCACGCGGAGTTGCGCGTGGAAGACACCGGCATTCAGGTAAAGGACATCGGGTCGAGCAACGGCACCTTCGTGAATGGCGTGAAGGTGGAAAGTTATTTCGTTGTTCCGGGGGACACCCTGACGTTTGGGAGCGTCATGTTTCGGGTGGAAGTGGCGGGAGGCGATTTTTCGAACGCCACCACCGCAACGTCACACGCGGCAGATGCGGCAGATGCGGCAGATGCGGCGGACGCGGCACACGCGCCCGAAGCCCCAGCCCCACCGCACGCGTATTCGGACGCAACGCCGGTGGTGAGCGCAGCCCCCACCCCGAAGGGTCCGAAGCCCGGCGGCACGATTGTCCGCCACGTTCCCACGAGCGCTGAGTCGTTCGCCGCGATCAGCAAGCAGAGCGGCAGCGTCCAGGCGGTCATGGCGACGGCGCTGGACCCCGCCGAGAAGGATCGCGAGAAGTTGCGCATTCTGCTCGAGGTGTCGAAAGGGCTGACGCGTTCGGCGGACGTGGACGTACTGCTGCGCAAAGTCGCGGACTACGCCTTTGAAACGCTCGAGGCAGACCGGTGCGCCATTTCGTTGCTCGACGAGCACGGGCAGATGGTGAGTAAGGTCTCGCGGGACCGTCGTGGTACCGCGGAGGGCGCTCCTGTTCCGCAGTCCATTGCCCGCACGGCGGTGGAAGACAAAGTCGCGGTGCTCAGTGACGATGCCGGAGAAGACGAACGTTTTGCTGGGCAATCGGTGCTGATGCAACAGGTGCGGTCCGCCATGTGCGCGCCGCTCATTGGCTCGGAAGATCGCGTACTCGGCGTGCTGTACGTCGACAACTCGGTGACGACGCACCGCTTTAGCGAAGCGGACCTGGATTTCCTTATTGCATTTGCGGGGATTGCCGCCGTCGCGCTTGAGAACGGGCAGTTCTCCGACCGGATTCGGCGCGAGGCGTTGGTACGGAGCAACTTTGAGCGGTTCTTTACGCCGCACCTTGCCGCCCGTATTGCGAACAGTGCCGATGCGGTCAAACTGGGCGGCGATAAGCGCCCCGTTGCGGTATTGTTCAGCGATATTCGCGGCTTTACTGCGCTCTCCGAAACGATGAACCCCGACGCGATGGCGCGCCTGCTGACGGAATACTTCACCGAAATGGTGGAGTGTGTGTTCCGGCACGGTGGAACGCTCGACAAATTCATTGGCGACGCCGTGATGGCGCAGTGGGGCGCGCCACTCGGCGAGAGTGACGACGTAGACCGCGCGATGGAAGCCGCGCTCGACATGATGATTGCGCTCGACCAACTGAATGAGCGCTGGACGCGCGAGTCGCGTCCGACGCTACAGATTGGTATTGGGCTCAACTTTGGCGAGGCGTTCGCCGGGAATATTGGCAGTGAGCGGCGGTTGGAGTACACCGTCATCGGGAACACCGTGAACACGGCCAGCCGGCTCTGTTCGGCGGCGGGCCCAGGGGAGATTCTCTTGAGCGAGGACTTCCGTCAGGCGCTCAAGACGCCGCCGCGACTTATGCCGCTACCGCCGATGGAGCTCAAAGGCAAAAGCCAGGTAGTTCCCGTGTACCAAGTGGTGCGCTAA
- a CDS encoding glycosyltransferase family 9 protein has protein sequence MTRVAMDRICIVMMSAVGDAVHVLPVLHAIKRAHPAAHITWVLQPGPAALVRGHPLIDDIILFDRTAGVRGFLDIRRTLAGRRFDLVVNLQVYFKAGIITGFTQAPVKLGFDRARARDFNWLFTTHRIPAHAMQHVQDQYLEFTDWLGVPSAPVTWNLGPWNEAEREWQRAFIARFERPTAPIVVATSKAEKDWAPERWAEVCDALWHDFGLQPVLVGGRSPREVHAEQVIMERASVKPFSALGNGGLRGLVGIFDAAALVLSPDTGPLHISVALNRPVVSLVGYSNPKRVGPYRAFGDLMIDAYGEPGEAYPISMENRLGRMPRISVRDVLDRVERWRSAYGARIAGS, from the coding sequence ATGACGCGCGTCGCGATGGACCGGATTTGCATTGTGATGATGAGCGCCGTTGGCGATGCCGTGCACGTGTTGCCCGTGCTGCACGCAATCAAACGGGCGCATCCGGCGGCGCACATCACGTGGGTGCTGCAGCCTGGCCCTGCCGCTTTGGTGCGCGGGCATCCGCTGATTGATGACATCATTCTCTTCGACCGCACTGCGGGCGTCCGTGGCTTTCTCGACATCCGGCGCACGCTCGCTGGACGTCGGTTTGACCTCGTCGTCAACCTGCAGGTCTACTTCAAGGCCGGGATTATCACTGGCTTTACGCAGGCACCGGTCAAGTTGGGCTTTGACCGCGCCCGCGCGCGCGACTTCAACTGGCTCTTTACCACGCATCGCATTCCAGCGCACGCGATGCAGCACGTGCAGGATCAATACCTCGAGTTCACCGATTGGCTCGGCGTGCCATCGGCTCCGGTGACGTGGAATCTTGGTCCGTGGAACGAGGCCGAACGCGAGTGGCAGCGCGCATTCATCGCGCGCTTTGAGCGCCCCACCGCGCCGATCGTGGTGGCCACCAGCAAGGCGGAGAAGGACTGGGCCCCTGAACGCTGGGCGGAAGTATGCGATGCACTGTGGCACGACTTTGGCCTGCAGCCCGTGCTGGTGGGCGGGCGATCGCCGCGCGAGGTACACGCGGAGCAGGTGATTATGGAACGCGCGTCGGTGAAGCCGTTCAGCGCGCTCGGAAATGGCGGGTTGCGCGGGCTCGTGGGGATTTTTGATGCGGCGGCGCTGGTACTATCGCCCGACACGGGACCGCTGCACATCAGTGTGGCGCTAAACCGGCCGGTGGTATCGCTCGTCGGGTATTCAAATCCGAAACGCGTGGGTCCGTACCGCGCGTTCGGCGACTTGATGATCGACGCCTATGGCGAGCCGGGCGAGGCGTATCCGATCTCAATGGAGAATCGCCTCGGGCGCATGCCGCGCATCAGCGTGCGCGACGTCCTCGACCGTGTCGAACGGTGGCGCAGCGCCTACGGCGCGCGCATCGCTGGCAGCTGA
- a CDS encoding plastocyanin/azurin family copper-binding protein — translation MRTSHRTAIFGIALVLVAAACGGGESKPADASAGGAAQSAVAATGTVIEISATTDDKGSYYEPKEITAKPGDVLRVKLITGVHNVNFLPDSNPGKAGLPAASAFLQLPGQTIDIPLTFGEGDFYFQCDPHAALGMKGRVVVKK, via the coding sequence ATGCGCACGTCACACCGCACGGCCATTTTTGGAATCGCCCTCGTCCTCGTCGCCGCCGCATGCGGTGGTGGAGAGTCGAAGCCAGCGGATGCCTCCGCGGGTGGTGCCGCGCAATCGGCGGTCGCCGCGACGGGAACCGTCATTGAAATCTCCGCCACGACCGATGACAAAGGCTCGTACTACGAACCCAAAGAAATCACCGCGAAGCCGGGCGACGTGCTGCGCGTCAAGCTCATCACGGGCGTGCACAACGTGAATTTTCTTCCGGACTCGAACCCCGGCAAAGCCGGCCTGCCGGCCGCGTCTGCGTTCCTTCAGCTCCCAGGGCAGACGATCGACATCCCGCTCACGTTCGGCGAAGGCGATTTCTACTTCCAGTGCGATCCGCACGCGGCACTCGGCATGAAGGGCCGCGTCGTCGTCAAGAAGTAA
- a CDS encoding ABC transporter permease subunit codes for MKIVLLVLEAGLRDLTRNRWIVAYGLCFLLLAEGLFWFGGTGPQVALSLLNIVLMIVPLVALVFGTIHMYASREFVELLLAQPVPRPQLFAGLFLGLALPLSGAFAVGAGIPFAWHAGAGTGGGALLALFTAGIALSVAFSAIATWIALSTEDRLKGVGLSLGVWLASTIVYDGLVLAAAAAFADYPLEKPLLGLMLANPVDLARMLVLTQLDVSALMGYTGALFERTFGTGLGTSIAVATLTAWCAVPLALAARRFQRRDF; via the coding sequence GTGAAGATCGTGCTGCTCGTGCTGGAGGCAGGGCTGCGCGATCTTACGCGCAATCGCTGGATTGTTGCCTATGGACTCTGCTTTCTGCTGCTCGCCGAAGGACTCTTTTGGTTTGGCGGTACGGGCCCGCAGGTGGCGCTGAGTCTCCTGAACATCGTCCTGATGATCGTGCCGCTGGTGGCGCTCGTCTTTGGCACGATTCACATGTATGCCTCGCGCGAGTTTGTTGAGCTCCTGCTCGCGCAACCGGTGCCGCGGCCGCAGCTCTTCGCGGGGCTTTTTCTTGGACTGGCTCTCCCCTTGAGCGGTGCGTTCGCCGTCGGTGCGGGGATACCGTTTGCCTGGCATGCAGGCGCGGGCACCGGCGGCGGCGCGCTGCTCGCGCTCTTTACCGCGGGCATCGCACTCTCCGTAGCGTTCTCCGCGATCGCCACGTGGATTGCCCTGTCCACGGAGGACCGACTCAAAGGCGTCGGCCTCTCGCTCGGCGTCTGGCTCGCTTCAACGATTGTGTACGACGGGCTCGTGCTCGCGGCGGCGGCGGCGTTCGCCGACTACCCGCTTGAAAAACCGCTTCTCGGATTGATGCTCGCCAACCCGGTGGATCTGGCGCGCATGCTCGTCCTCACGCAACTCGATGTGTCCGCTCTGATGGGCTATACCGGCGCGCTGTTCGAGCGCACCTTCGGCACCGGCCTGGGCACGAGCATCGCGGTCGCGACGCTCACCGCCTGGTGCGCGGTGCCGCTCGCGCTCGCCGCTCGGCGGTTTCAGCGGCGCGACTTCTAA
- a CDS encoding ABC transporter ATP-binding protein, with protein sequence MISANGLRKKFAALEVLDDVTLNVRPGAVTALVGPNGSGKTTFIKIVLGLTRADAGSFSVDGQLSDAAGAYRRHIGYMPQAARFPENLKVQDVLALIRALRPDEARDEELITAFGLAAEMEKAVGTLSGGTRQKVNAAIAFLFRPSLLILDEPTAGLDPVASGILKEKIRQVRAEGRSVLITSHILAELEELADDVAFLCDGRLRFAGTVAALLERTGQTRLEPAIAALMRLEGSRRSALVEPATAAGWPTPAPEAL encoded by the coding sequence ATGATTTCTGCCAACGGCCTGCGCAAGAAATTTGCGGCACTCGAAGTCCTCGACGACGTCACACTCAATGTGCGCCCGGGCGCGGTCACCGCGCTCGTCGGCCCCAATGGGTCAGGGAAGACCACGTTCATCAAGATCGTGCTCGGCCTCACCCGTGCCGACGCGGGAAGTTTTTCGGTTGACGGACAGCTCTCGGATGCCGCGGGTGCCTATCGTCGGCACATCGGCTACATGCCGCAGGCGGCGCGCTTTCCCGAGAACCTCAAGGTCCAGGACGTCCTCGCGCTGATTCGCGCCCTGCGCCCAGACGAAGCGCGCGACGAAGAACTCATCACGGCGTTCGGATTGGCTGCCGAAATGGAAAAGGCCGTCGGCACGCTCTCCGGCGGCACCCGCCAGAAAGTGAATGCCGCCATCGCGTTCCTCTTCCGCCCGTCGTTGCTCATTCTCGATGAACCGACCGCCGGACTCGATCCTGTGGCGAGCGGCATTCTCAAGGAAAAGATTCGTCAGGTGCGCGCCGAAGGACGTTCGGTGCTCATCACCTCGCACATTCTCGCCGAGCTCGAAGAACTGGCCGACGACGTCGCGTTCTTGTGTGATGGGCGGCTCCGCTTTGCCGGCACAGTGGCGGCGCTCCTCGAACGCACGGGGCAGACGCGCCTCGAACCCGCCATTGCGGCGCTGATGCGGCTTGAGGGATCACGCCGGAGCGCGCTCGTCGAACCAGCCACCGCGGCTGGTTGGCCGACGCCAGCCCCGGAGGCCCTGTGA